One Oncorhynchus keta strain PuntledgeMale-10-30-2019 chromosome 23, Oket_V2, whole genome shotgun sequence DNA segment encodes these proteins:
- the LOC127910927 gene encoding uncharacterized protein LOC127910927 isoform X16: MPATSVQLAIKVPVLSCPISGSCPVQSQVPVLSTLRFVSCPPSGSCPTSGSCPVQPQVCVLSNLRFVSNLRFLSCPTSGSCPVQPQVCGLSNLRFLSCPTSGSCPVQPQVRVLSNLRFLSCPTSGLWPVQPQVYGLSNLRFLSCPTSGSCPVQPQVCVLSNLRFLSCPTSGALTW, from the exons ATGCCGGCTACTAGTGTGCAACTCGCTATTAAG gttcctgtcctgtcctgtccaatCTCAGGTTCCTGTCCTGTCCAATCTCAGgtccctgtcctgtccacccTCAGGTTCGTGTCCTGTCCACCCTCAG GTTCGTGTCCAACCTCAGGTTCCTGTCCTGTCCAACCTCAGGTTTGTGTCCTGTCCAACCTCAGGTTCGTGTCCAACCTCAGGTTCCTGTCCTGTCCAACCTCAG GTTCCTGTCCTGTCCAACCTCAGGTTTGTGGCCTGTCCAACCTCAGGTTCCTGTCCTGTCCAACCTCAGGTTCGTGTCCTGTCCAACCTCAGGTTCGTGTCCTGTCCAACCTCAG GTTCCTGTCCTGTCCAACCTCAGGTTTGTGGCCTGTCCAACCTCAGGTTTATGGCCTGTCCAACCTCAGGTTCCTGTCCTGTCCAACCTCAGGTTCCTGTCCTGTCCAACCTCAGGTTTGTGTCCTGTCCAACCTCAGGTTCCTGTCCTGTCCAACCTCAG
- the LOC127910927 gene encoding uncharacterized protein LOC127910927 isoform X42, translating into MPATSVQLAIKVPVLSCPISGSCPVQSQVPVLSTLRFVSNLRFLSCPTSGLCPVQPQVRVQPQVPVLSNLRFLSCPTSGSCPVQPQVCVLSNLRFLSCPTSGVLPGRTPWYSRKLFSFIFLKKRSVIDFRCILLSIDAVNLVPEC; encoded by the exons ATGCCGGCTACTAGTGTGCAACTCGCTATTAAG gttcctgtcctgtcctgtccaatCTCAGGTTCCTGTCCTGTCCAATCTCAGgtccctgtcctgtccacccTCAG GTTCGTGTCCAACCTCAGGTTCCTGTCCTGTCCAACCTCAGGTTTGTGTCCTGTCCAACCTCAGGTTCGTGTCCAACCTCAGGTTCCTGTCCTGTCCAACCTCAG GTTCCTGTCCTGTCCAACCTCAGGTTCCTGTCCTGTCCAACCTCAGGTTTGTGTCCTGTCCAACCTCAGGTTCCTGTCCTGTCCAACCTCAG GAGTGTTACCAGGTAGGACACCATGGTACTCTAGAAAACTGTTTTCATTCATTTTCCTTAAAAAACGCTCGGTCATCGACTTCAGGTGCATATTATTATCCATTGATGCAGTAAATCTGGTCCCAGAATGTTAA
- the LOC127910927 gene encoding uncharacterized protein LOC127910927 isoform X26 yields the protein MPATSVQLAIKVPVLSCPISGSCPVQSQVPVLSTLRFVSCPPSGSCPVQPQVRVLSNLRFVSNLRFLSCPTSGLCPVQPQVRVQPQVPVLSNLRFLSCPTSGLWPVQPQVPVLSNLRFVSCPTSGSCPVQPQVCGLSNLRFMACPTSGSCPVQPQVPVLSNLRSVTR from the exons ATGCCGGCTACTAGTGTGCAACTCGCTATTAAG gttcctgtcctgtcctgtccaatCTCAGGTTCCTGTCCTGTCCAATCTCAGgtccctgtcctgtccacccTCAGGTTCGTGTCCTGTCCACCCTCAGGTTCGTGTCCTGTCCAACCTCAGGTTCGTGTCCTGTCCAACCTCAG GTTCGTGTCCAACCTCAGGTTCCTGTCCTGTCCAACCTCAGGTTTGTGTCCTGTCCAACCTCAGGTTCGTGTCCAACCTCAGGTTCCTGTCCTGTCCAACCTCAG GTTCCTGTCCTGTCCAACCTCAGGTTTGTGGCCTGTCCAACCTCAGGTTCCTGTCCTGTCCAACCTCAGGTTCGTGTCCTGTCCAACCTCAG GTTCCTGTCCTGTCCAACCTCAGGTTTGTGGCCTGTCCAACCTCAGGTTTATGGCCTGTCCAACCTCAGGTTCCTGTCCTGTCCAACCTCAGGTTCCTGTCCTGTCCAACCTCAG GAGTGTTACCAGGTAG
- the LOC127910927 gene encoding uncharacterized protein LOC127910927 isoform X48: protein MPATSVQLAIKVPVLSCPISGSCPVQSQVPVLSTLRFVSCPPSGSCPVQPQVRVLSNLRFVSNLRFLSCPTSGLCPVQPQVRVQPQVPVLSNLRFLSCPTSGLWPVQPQVPVLSNLRFLSCPTSGSCPVQPQEP from the exons ATGCCGGCTACTAGTGTGCAACTCGCTATTAAG gttcctgtcctgtcctgtccaatCTCAGGTTCCTGTCCTGTCCAATCTCAGgtccctgtcctgtccacccTCAGGTTCGTGTCCTGTCCACCCTCAGGTTCGTGTCCTGTCCAACCTCAGGTTCGTGTCCTGTCCAACCTCAG GTTCGTGTCCAACCTCAGGTTCCTGTCCTGTCCAACCTCAGGTTTGTGTCCTGTCCAACCTCAGGTTCGTGTCCAACCTCAGGTTCCTGTCCTGTCCAACCTCAG GTTCCTGTCCTGTCCAACCTCAGGTTTGTGGCCTGTCCAACCTCAGGTTCCTGTCCTGTCCAACCTCAG GTTCCTGTCCTGTCCAACCTCAGGTTCCTGTCCTGTCCAACCTCAG
- the LOC127910927 gene encoding uncharacterized protein LOC127910927 isoform X32, giving the protein MPATSVQLAIKVPVLSCPISGSCPVQSQVPVLSTLRFVSCPPSGSCPVQPQVRVLSNLRFVSNLRFLSCPTSGSCPVQPQVCGLSNLRFLSCPTSGSCPVQPQVCVLSNLRFLSCPTSGVLPGRTPWYSRKLFSFIFLKKRSVIDFRCILLSIDAVNLVPEC; this is encoded by the exons ATGCCGGCTACTAGTGTGCAACTCGCTATTAAG gttcctgtcctgtcctgtccaatCTCAGGTTCCTGTCCTGTCCAATCTCAGgtccctgtcctgtccacccTCAGGTTCGTGTCCTGTCCACCCTCAGGTTCGTGTCCTGTCCAACCTCAGGTTCGTGTCCTGTCCAACCTCAG GTTCGTGTCCAACCTCAGGTTCCTGTCCTGTCCAACCTCAG GTTCCTGTCCTGTCCAACCTCAGGTTTGTGGCCTGTCCAACCTCAGGTTCCTGTCCTGTCCAACCTCAG GTTCCTGTCCTGTCCAACCTCAGGTTTGTGTCCTGTCCAACCTCAGGTTCCTGTCCTGTCCAACCTCAG GAGTGTTACCAGGTAGGACACCATGGTACTCTAGAAAACTGTTTTCATTCATTTTCCTTAAAAAACGCTCGGTCATCGACTTCAGGTGCATATTATTATCCATTGATGCAGTAAATCTGGTCCCAGAATGTTAA
- the LOC127910927 gene encoding uncharacterized protein LOC127910927 isoform X36: protein MPATSVQLAIKVPVLSCPISGSCPVQSQVPVLSTLRFVSCPPSGSCPVQPQVRVLSNLRFVSNLRFLSCPTSGLCPVQPQVRVQPQVPVLSNLRFLSCPTSGLWPVQPQVPVLSNLRFVSCPTSGSCPVQPQVPVLSNLRFLSCPTSGALTW from the exons ATGCCGGCTACTAGTGTGCAACTCGCTATTAAG gttcctgtcctgtcctgtccaatCTCAGGTTCCTGTCCTGTCCAATCTCAGgtccctgtcctgtccacccTCAGGTTCGTGTCCTGTCCACCCTCAGGTTCGTGTCCTGTCCAACCTCAGGTTCGTGTCCTGTCCAACCTCAG GTTCGTGTCCAACCTCAGGTTCCTGTCCTGTCCAACCTCAGGTTTGTGTCCTGTCCAACCTCAGGTTCGTGTCCAACCTCAGGTTCCTGTCCTGTCCAACCTCAG GTTCCTGTCCTGTCCAACCTCAGGTTTGTGGCCTGTCCAACCTCAGGTTCCTGTCCTGTCCAACCTCAGGTTCGTGTCCTGTCCAACCTCAG GTTCCTGTCCTGTCCAACCTCAG GTTCCTGTCCTGTCCAACCTCAGGTTCCTGTCCTGTCCAACCTCAG
- the LOC127910927 gene encoding uncharacterized protein LOC127910927 isoform X9, producing the protein MPATSVQLAIKVPVLSCPISGSCPVQSQVPVLSTLRFVSCPPSGSCPVQPQVRVLSNLRFVSNLRFLSCPTSGLCPVQPQVRVQPQVPVLSNLRFLSCPTSGLWPVQPQVYGLSNLRFLSCPTSGSCPVQPQVCVLSNLRFLSCPTSGVLPGRTPWYSRKLFSFIFLKKRSVIDFRCILLSIDAVNLVPEC; encoded by the exons ATGCCGGCTACTAGTGTGCAACTCGCTATTAAG gttcctgtcctgtcctgtccaatCTCAGGTTCCTGTCCTGTCCAATCTCAGgtccctgtcctgtccacccTCAGGTTCGTGTCCTGTCCACCCTCAGGTTCGTGTCCTGTCCAACCTCAGGTTCGTGTCCTGTCCAACCTCAG GTTCGTGTCCAACCTCAGGTTCCTGTCCTGTCCAACCTCAGGTTTGTGTCCTGTCCAACCTCAGGTTCGTGTCCAACCTCAGGTTCCTGTCCTGTCCAACCTCAG GTTCCTGTCCTGTCCAACCTCAGGTTTGTGGCCTGTCCAACCTCAGGTTTATGGCCTGTCCAACCTCAGGTTCCTGTCCTGTCCAACCTCAGGTTCCTGTCCTGTCCAACCTCAGGTTTGTGTCCTGTCCAACCTCAGGTTCCTGTCCTGTCCAACCTCAG GAGTGTTACCAGGTAGGACACCATGGTACTCTAGAAAACTGTTTTCATTCATTTTCCTTAAAAAACGCTCGGTCATCGACTTCAGGTGCATATTATTATCCATTGATGCAGTAAATCTGGTCCCAGAATGTTAA
- the LOC127910927 gene encoding uncharacterized protein LOC127910927 isoform X47: protein MPATSVQLAIKVPVLSCPISGSCPVQSQVPVLSTLRFVSCPPSGSCPVQPQVRVLSNLRFVSCPTSGLCPVQPQVRVQPQVPVLSNLRFLSCPTSGVLPGRTPWYSRKLFSFIFLKKRSVIDFRCILLSIDAVNLVPEC from the exons ATGCCGGCTACTAGTGTGCAACTCGCTATTAAG gttcctgtcctgtcctgtccaatCTCAGGTTCCTGTCCTGTCCAATCTCAGgtccctgtcctgtccacccTCAGGTTCGTGTCCTGTCCACCCTCAGGTTCGTGTCCTGTCCAACCTCAGGTTCGTGTCCTGTCCAACCTCAGGTTTGTGTCCTGTCCAACCTCAG GTTTGTGTCCTGTCCAACCTCAGGTTCGTGTCCAACCTCAGGTTCCTGTCCTGTCCAACCTCAG GTTCCTGTCCTGTCCAACCTCAG GAGTGTTACCAGGTAGGACACCATGGTACTCTAGAAAACTGTTTTCATTCATTTTCCTTAAAAAACGCTCGGTCATCGACTTCAGGTGCATATTATTATCCATTGATGCAGTAAATCTGGTCCCAGAATGTTAA
- the LOC127910927 gene encoding uncharacterized protein LOC127910927 isoform X38, protein MPATSVQLAIKVPVLSCPISGSCPVQSQVPVLSTLRFVSCPPSGSCPTSGSCPVQPQVCVLSNLRFVSNLRFLSCPTSGSCPVQPQVCVLSNLRFLSCPTSGVLPGRTPWYSRKLFSFIFLKKRSVIDFRCILLSIDAVNLVPEC, encoded by the exons ATGCCGGCTACTAGTGTGCAACTCGCTATTAAG gttcctgtcctgtcctgtccaatCTCAGGTTCCTGTCCTGTCCAATCTCAGgtccctgtcctgtccacccTCAGGTTCGTGTCCTGTCCACCCTCAG GTTCGTGTCCAACCTCAGGTTCCTGTCCTGTCCAACCTCAGGTTTGTGTCCTGTCCAACCTCAGGTTCGTGTCCAACCTCAGGTTCCTGTCCTGTCCAACCTCAG GTTCCTGTCCTGTCCAACCTCAGGTTTGTGTCCTGTCCAACCTCAGGTTCCTGTCCTGTCCAACCTCAG GAGTGTTACCAGGTAGGACACCATGGTACTCTAGAAAACTGTTTTCATTCATTTTCCTTAAAAAACGCTCGGTCATCGACTTCAGGTGCATATTATTATCCATTGATGCAGTAAATCTGGTCCCAGAATGTTAA
- the LOC127910927 gene encoding uncharacterized protein LOC127910927 isoform X39: MPATSVQLAIKVPVLSCPISGSCPVQSQVPVLSTLRFVSCPPSGSCPVQPQVRVLSNLRFVSNLRFLSCPTSGLCPVQPQVRVQPQVPVLSNLRFLSCPTSGVLPGRTPWYSRKLFSFIFLKKRSVIDFRCILLSIDAVNLVPEC; this comes from the exons ATGCCGGCTACTAGTGTGCAACTCGCTATTAAG gttcctgtcctgtcctgtccaatCTCAGGTTCCTGTCCTGTCCAATCTCAGgtccctgtcctgtccacccTCAGGTTCGTGTCCTGTCCACCCTCAGGTTCGTGTCCTGTCCAACCTCAGGTTCGTGTCCTGTCCAACCTCAG GTTCGTGTCCAACCTCAGGTTCCTGTCCTGTCCAACCTCAGGTTTGTGTCCTGTCCAACCTCAGGTTCGTGTCCAACCTCAGGTTCCTGTCCTGTCCAACCTCAG GTTCCTGTCCTGTCCAACCTCAG GAGTGTTACCAGGTAGGACACCATGGTACTCTAGAAAACTGTTTTCATTCATTTTCCTTAAAAAACGCTCGGTCATCGACTTCAGGTGCATATTATTATCCATTGATGCAGTAAATCTGGTCCCAGAATGTTAA
- the LOC127910927 gene encoding uncharacterized protein LOC127910927 isoform X37, giving the protein MPATSVQLAIKVPVLSCPISGSCPVQSQVPVLSTLRFVSCPPSGSCPTSGSCPVQPQVCVLSNLRFVSNLRFLSCPTSGSCPVQPQVCGLSNLRFLSCPTSGVLPGRTPWYSRKLFSFIFLKKRSVIDFRCILLSIDAVNLVPEC; this is encoded by the exons ATGCCGGCTACTAGTGTGCAACTCGCTATTAAG gttcctgtcctgtcctgtccaatCTCAGGTTCCTGTCCTGTCCAATCTCAGgtccctgtcctgtccacccTCAGGTTCGTGTCCTGTCCACCCTCAG GTTCGTGTCCAACCTCAGGTTCCTGTCCTGTCCAACCTCAGGTTTGTGTCCTGTCCAACCTCAGGTTCGTGTCCAACCTCAGGTTCCTGTCCTGTCCAACCTCAG GTTCCTGTCCTGTCCAACCTCAGGTTTGTGGCCTGTCCAACCTCAGGTTCCTGTCCTGTCCAACCTCAG GAGTGTTACCAGGTAGGACACCATGGTACTCTAGAAAACTGTTTTCATTCATTTTCCTTAAAAAACGCTCGGTCATCGACTTCAGGTGCATATTATTATCCATTGATGCAGTAAATCTGGTCCCAGAATGTTAA
- the LOC127910927 gene encoding uncharacterized protein LOC127910927 isoform X15 → MPATSVQLAIKVPVLSCPISGSCPVQSQVPVLSTLRFVSCPPSGSCPVQPQVRVLSNLRFVSCPTSGLCPVQPQVRVQPQVPVLSNLRFLSCPTSGLWPVQPQVYGLSNLRFLSCPTSGSCPVQPQVCVLSNLRFLSCPTSGVLPGRTPWYSRKLFSFIFLKKRSVIDFRCILLSIDAVNLVPEC, encoded by the exons ATGCCGGCTACTAGTGTGCAACTCGCTATTAAG gttcctgtcctgtcctgtccaatCTCAGGTTCCTGTCCTGTCCAATCTCAGgtccctgtcctgtccacccTCAGGTTCGTGTCCTGTCCACCCTCAGGTTCGTGTCCTGTCCAACCTCAGGTTCGTGTCCTGTCCAACCTCAGGTTTGTGTCCTGTCCAACCTCAG GTTTGTGTCCTGTCCAACCTCAGGTTCGTGTCCAACCTCAGGTTCCTGTCCTGTCCAACCTCAG GTTCCTGTCCTGTCCAACCTCAGGTTTGTGGCCTGTCCAACCTCAGGTTTATGGCCTGTCCAACCTCAGGTTCCTGTCCTGTCCAACCTCAGGTTCCTGTCCTGTCCAACCTCAGGTTTGTGTCCTGTCCAACCTCAGGTTCCTGTCCTGTCCAACCTCAG GAGTGTTACCAGGTAGGACACCATGGTACTCTAGAAAACTGTTTTCATTCATTTTCCTTAAAAAACGCTCGGTCATCGACTTCAGGTGCATATTATTATCCATTGATGCAGTAAATCTGGTCCCAGAATGTTAA
- the LOC127910927 gene encoding uncharacterized protein LOC127910927 isoform X43: MPATSVQLAIKVPVLSCPISGSCPVQSQVPVLSTLRFVSCPPSGSCPVQPQVRVLSNLRFVSNLRFLSCPTSGLCPVQPQVRVQPQVPVLSNLRFLSCPTSGLWPVQPQVPVLSNLRFVSCPTSGSCPVQPQVPVLSNLRSVTR, encoded by the exons ATGCCGGCTACTAGTGTGCAACTCGCTATTAAG gttcctgtcctgtcctgtccaatCTCAGGTTCCTGTCCTGTCCAATCTCAGgtccctgtcctgtccacccTCAGGTTCGTGTCCTGTCCACCCTCAGGTTCGTGTCCTGTCCAACCTCAGGTTCGTGTCCTGTCCAACCTCAG GTTCGTGTCCAACCTCAGGTTCCTGTCCTGTCCAACCTCAGGTTTGTGTCCTGTCCAACCTCAGGTTCGTGTCCAACCTCAGGTTCCTGTCCTGTCCAACCTCAG GTTCCTGTCCTGTCCAACCTCAGGTTTGTGGCCTGTCCAACCTCAGGTTCCTGTCCTGTCCAACCTCAGGTTCGTGTCCTGTCCAACCTCAG GTTCCTGTCCTGTCCAACCTCAG GTTCCTGTCCTGTCCAACCTCAG GAGTGTTACCAGGTAG
- the LOC127910927 gene encoding uncharacterized protein LOC127910927 isoform X33 yields the protein MPATSVQLAIKVPVLSCPISGSCPVQSQVPVLSTLRFVSCPPSGSCPVQPQVRVLSNLRFVSCPTSGLCPVQPQVRVQPQVPVLSNLRFLSCPTSGSCPVQPQVCVLSNLRFLSCPTSGVLPGRTPWYSRKLFSFIFLKKRSVIDFRCILLSIDAVNLVPEC from the exons ATGCCGGCTACTAGTGTGCAACTCGCTATTAAG gttcctgtcctgtcctgtccaatCTCAGGTTCCTGTCCTGTCCAATCTCAGgtccctgtcctgtccacccTCAGGTTCGTGTCCTGTCCACCCTCAGGTTCGTGTCCTGTCCAACCTCAGGTTCGTGTCCTGTCCAACCTCAGGTTTGTGTCCTGTCCAACCTCAG GTTTGTGTCCTGTCCAACCTCAGGTTCGTGTCCAACCTCAGGTTCCTGTCCTGTCCAACCTCAG GTTCCTGTCCTGTCCAACCTCAGGTTCCTGTCCTGTCCAACCTCAGGTTTGTGTCCTGTCCAACCTCAGGTTCCTGTCCTGTCCAACCTCAG GAGTGTTACCAGGTAGGACACCATGGTACTCTAGAAAACTGTTTTCATTCATTTTCCTTAAAAAACGCTCGGTCATCGACTTCAGGTGCATATTATTATCCATTGATGCAGTAAATCTGGTCCCAGAATGTTAA
- the LOC127910927 gene encoding uncharacterized protein LOC127910927 isoform X8 — MPATSVQLAIKVPVLSCPISGSCPVQSQVPVLSTLRFVSCPPSGSCPVQPQVRVLSNLRFVSNLRFLSCPTSGLCPVQPQVRVQPQVPVLSNLRFLSCPTSGLWPVQPQVPVLSNLRFLSCPTSGSCPVQPQVCVLSNLRFLSCPTSGVLPGRTPWYSRKLFSFIFLKKRSVIDFRCILLSIDAVNLVPEC, encoded by the exons ATGCCGGCTACTAGTGTGCAACTCGCTATTAAG gttcctgtcctgtcctgtccaatCTCAGGTTCCTGTCCTGTCCAATCTCAGgtccctgtcctgtccacccTCAGGTTCGTGTCCTGTCCACCCTCAGGTTCGTGTCCTGTCCAACCTCAGGTTCGTGTCCTGTCCAACCTCAG GTTCGTGTCCAACCTCAGGTTCCTGTCCTGTCCAACCTCAGGTTTGTGTCCTGTCCAACCTCAGGTTCGTGTCCAACCTCAGGTTCCTGTCCTGTCCAACCTCAG GTTCCTGTCCTGTCCAACCTCAGGTTTGTGGCCTGTCCAACCTCAGGTTCCTGTCCTGTCCAACCTCAG GTTCCTGTCCTGTCCAACCTCAGGTTCCTGTCCTGTCCAACCTCAGGTTTGTGTCCTGTCCAACCTCAGGTTCCTGTCCTGTCCAACCTCAG GAGTGTTACCAGGTAGGACACCATGGTACTCTAGAAAACTGTTTTCATTCATTTTCCTTAAAAAACGCTCGGTCATCGACTTCAGGTGCATATTATTATCCATTGATGCAGTAAATCTGGTCCCAGAATGTTAA
- the LOC127910927 gene encoding uncharacterized protein LOC127910927 isoform X12 — MPATSVQLAIKVPVLSCPISGSCPVQSQVPVLSTLRFVSCPPSGSCPVQPQVRVLSNLRFVSNLRFLSCPTSGLCPVQPQVRVQPQVPVLSNLRFLSCPTSGLWPVQPQVPVLSNLRFVSCPTSGSCPVQPQVPVLSNLRFVACPTSGLWPVQPQVPVLSNLRFLSCPTSGLCPVQPQVPVLSNLRSVTR, encoded by the exons ATGCCGGCTACTAGTGTGCAACTCGCTATTAAG gttcctgtcctgtcctgtccaatCTCAGGTTCCTGTCCTGTCCAATCTCAGgtccctgtcctgtccacccTCAGGTTCGTGTCCTGTCCACCCTCAGGTTCGTGTCCTGTCCAACCTCAGGTTCGTGTCCTGTCCAACCTCAG GTTCGTGTCCAACCTCAGGTTCCTGTCCTGTCCAACCTCAGGTTTGTGTCCTGTCCAACCTCAGGTTCGTGTCCAACCTCAGGTTCCTGTCCTGTCCAACCTCAG GTTCCTGTCCTGTCCAACCTCAGGTTTGTGGCCTGTCCAACCTCAGGTTCCTGTCCTGTCCAACCTCAGGTTCGTGTCCTGTCCAACCTCAGGTTCGTGTCCTGTCCAACCTCAG GTTCCTGTCCTGTCCAACCTCAGGTTTGTGGCCTGTCCAACCTCAGGTTTATGGCCTGTCCAACCTCAGGTTCCTGTCCTGTCCAACCTCAGGTTCCTGTCCTGTCCAACCTCAGGTTTGTGTCCTGTCCAACCTCAGGTTCCTGTCCTGTCCAACCTCAG GAGTGTTACCAGGTAG
- the LOC127910927 gene encoding uncharacterized protein LOC127910927 isoform X17, giving the protein MPATSVQLAIKVPVLSCPISGSCPVQSQVPVLSTLRFVSCPPSGSCPVQPQVRVLSNLRFVSNLRFLSCPTSGLCPVQPQVRVQPQVPVLSNLRFLSCPTSGLWPVQPQVPVLSNLRFVSCPTSGSCPVQPQVPVLSNLRFVACPTSGLWPVQPQVPVLSNLRFLSCPTSGALTW; this is encoded by the exons ATGCCGGCTACTAGTGTGCAACTCGCTATTAAG gttcctgtcctgtcctgtccaatCTCAGGTTCCTGTCCTGTCCAATCTCAGgtccctgtcctgtccacccTCAGGTTCGTGTCCTGTCCACCCTCAGGTTCGTGTCCTGTCCAACCTCAGGTTCGTGTCCTGTCCAACCTCAG GTTCGTGTCCAACCTCAGGTTCCTGTCCTGTCCAACCTCAGGTTTGTGTCCTGTCCAACCTCAGGTTCGTGTCCAACCTCAGGTTCCTGTCCTGTCCAACCTCAG GTTCCTGTCCTGTCCAACCTCAGGTTTGTGGCCTGTCCAACCTCAGGTTCCTGTCCTGTCCAACCTCAGGTTCGTGTCCTGTCCAACCTCAGGTTCGTGTCCTGTCCAACCTCAG GTTCCTGTCCTGTCCAACCTCAGGTTTGTGGCCTGTCCAACCTCAGGTTTATGGCCTGTCCAACCTCAGGTTCCTGTCCTGTCCAACCTCAGGTTCCTGTCCTGTCCAACCTCAG
- the LOC127910927 gene encoding uncharacterized protein LOC127910927 isoform X50 codes for MPATSVQLAIKVPVLSCPISGSCPVQSQVPVLSTLRFVSCPPSGSCPTSGSCPVQPQVCVLSNLRFVSNLRFLSCPTSGSCPVQPQVPVLSNLRFLSCPTSGSCPVQPQEP; via the exons ATGCCGGCTACTAGTGTGCAACTCGCTATTAAG gttcctgtcctgtcctgtccaatCTCAGGTTCCTGTCCTGTCCAATCTCAGgtccctgtcctgtccacccTCAGGTTCGTGTCCTGTCCACCCTCAG GTTCGTGTCCAACCTCAGGTTCCTGTCCTGTCCAACCTCAGGTTTGTGTCCTGTCCAACCTCAGGTTCGTGTCCAACCTCAGGTTCCTGTCCTGTCCAACCTCAG GTTCCTGTCCTGTCCAACCTCAG GTTCCTGTCCTGTCCAACCTCAG GTTCCTGTCCTGTCCAACCTCAGGTTCCTGTCCTGTCCAACCTCAG
- the LOC127910927 gene encoding uncharacterized protein LOC127910927 isoform X35 — protein MPATSVQLAIKVPVLSCPISGSCPVQSQVPVLSTLRFVSCPPSGSCPTSGSCPVQPQVCVLSNLRFVSNLRFLSCPTSGSCPVQPQVCGLSNLRFLSCPTSGSCPVQPQVRVLSNLRFLSCPTSGLWPVQPQVYGLSNLRFLSCPTSGSCPVQPQEP, from the exons ATGCCGGCTACTAGTGTGCAACTCGCTATTAAG gttcctgtcctgtcctgtccaatCTCAGGTTCCTGTCCTGTCCAATCTCAGgtccctgtcctgtccacccTCAGGTTCGTGTCCTGTCCACCCTCAG GTTCGTGTCCAACCTCAGGTTCCTGTCCTGTCCAACCTCAGGTTTGTGTCCTGTCCAACCTCAGGTTCGTGTCCAACCTCAGGTTCCTGTCCTGTCCAACCTCAG GTTCCTGTCCTGTCCAACCTCAGGTTTGTGGCCTGTCCAACCTCAGGTTCCTGTCCTGTCCAACCTCAGGTTCGTGTCCTGTCCAACCTCAGGTTCGTGTCCTGTCCAACCTCAG GTTCCTGTCCTGTCCAACCTCAGGTTTGTGGCCTGTCCAACCTCAGGTTTATGGCCTGTCCAACCTCAGGTTCCTGTCCTGTCCAACCTCAGGTTCCTGTCCTGTCCAACCTCAG
- the LOC127910927 gene encoding uncharacterized protein LOC127910927 isoform X24, with product MPATSVQLAIKVPVLSCPISGSCPVQSQVPVLSTLRFVSCPPSGSCPVQPQVRVLSNLRFVSNLRFLSCPTSGLCPVQPQVRVQPQVPVLSNLRFLSCPTSGSCPVQPQVCVLSNLRFLSCPTSGVLPGRTPWYSRKLFSFIFLKKRSVIDFRCILLSIDAVNLVPEC from the exons ATGCCGGCTACTAGTGTGCAACTCGCTATTAAG gttcctgtcctgtcctgtccaatCTCAGGTTCCTGTCCTGTCCAATCTCAGgtccctgtcctgtccacccTCAGGTTCGTGTCCTGTCCACCCTCAGGTTCGTGTCCTGTCCAACCTCAGGTTCGTGTCCTGTCCAACCTCAG GTTCGTGTCCAACCTCAGGTTCCTGTCCTGTCCAACCTCAGGTTTGTGTCCTGTCCAACCTCAGGTTCGTGTCCAACCTCAGGTTCCTGTCCTGTCCAACCTCAG GTTCCTGTCCTGTCCAACCTCAGGTTCCTGTCCTGTCCAACCTCAGGTTTGTGTCCTGTCCAACCTCAGGTTCCTGTCCTGTCCAACCTCAG GAGTGTTACCAGGTAGGACACCATGGTACTCTAGAAAACTGTTTTCATTCATTTTCCTTAAAAAACGCTCGGTCATCGACTTCAGGTGCATATTATTATCCATTGATGCAGTAAATCTGGTCCCAGAATGTTAA